The DNA window tataattatatattaatattattaataactatggtcatgatttcttttctttttttcaaagcctctgacttttattttgtatgtccTAAAACTGTACAGCCTAACAGCTTGTAAAATGTAATCCTGCTGACGTTAATCTGTCTAGCAATAGCTGAATTGCCAGTCCTCTCACTGAGAACTAGTTTCATTATATTCACACTCCACTGCTGGACCACAGTGTGTCTCCGTGTGTCCGGTTCGGCTGGACTCATGGCACAGTCCAAGAACTTGCGTGGGACGAAATGTCTGGTTTGTCCTATTTTGGTGCCGTAATTCTGAGTTGATTGGGCTTTTATTTTGGTACGTTCCAAAATTTGATCACTCATGTTTATAGTAAAGCTTAAGTACAGTTTAAAGTGGACATTGGAGTTATTTTTGTCTCATGAGTTTTATGTTTGCGTTTGTTTTGCATACTTTTGAAAGGTTTGAGATGAAGCATGACTCATAAATACAGCAAGAGAAATGAGTAAATACTGAAGATTTTAAATAGAAACCACATAATGATTTTGGACAAAATGTGAAACATTTGATTGCTCCATTTGAGGTGCaaatatgcttattttatttatttgttctggAAAATATGTTGTGGTTACCAGTGTAAAGACTTAGCTGCTAATTATAATACatcatttagtatttttataaaataattttaccaTAGTAGCATGACTCTTTGTGAAAACggtcatatttaattattaaaatatctcTTAGATTTATTCTAGAGAAACATCAATGGGCAAAAGCAAAGTTTTATTTGGGTTTATGAAGTATTTTTTAGAAAGAGGCACTATCAAAATGGGTTATCCAaagtttaaaaagtataaaagaaGGAAATGTATTACTTTATACTTACTTCATCTAGATATTttgactctaaaaaaaaaaaaaagtttttttttaacacaattgatCCCCTCCCCTTTATCTAATACGTCTGCAATACAATGTTCAGCTGGATTCACAAACAGGACTTGGTTTATGCCAGGACTATGCCTTCAATAAATAGGGTAATTAAGCAGCTTTCAATAACTTAGAGAAACATATTACTGGTGTACTTTGTCACTGCAGGTTATTTTTAGTTAAAACCACTCGTACATGGATTAGCCTTCAGTCTGGTCTCAGACACTTGGGGGTCTTTGACTCCTCGAGCAATTTCTGTTGTGTTGAGCTTGTAGTGGTTTAttcccaagtggtgctcgctgcagagccatttgaggagagctgagctccagcgagggggagcatgagctgtcgctcatcctcctgtaagctgttttaatgcgtacaccaacgccacccctaaccctacccccagtgacatcactcgtagaagaagtgcaagaaaggtggagctcaagcttaagctccccctcgctggagctcagctctcctcaaatggctctgcagcgagcaccctctcgttTATTTCAGCAATGTTCACAAATATACGCGGATGCATATTTTGATATTGTGGTGACACCTAGCGGTGAAAATACATCATCGTCAAAGGAAATTAATGCATTGTGTTCTCAAGATTGTTAGTTTCTAAATCAGGGGTAACCAAACACGATTAAGGGCCAAAGATCAATATAAACATTGCCATTAATCATTTCCTCAtttctttcaaaataaatagGACACATAACTTTAATCATATTAACTACATTTAaactaatgtattattataaactatttataaCAATGAAAACAagaattacatttacaaaaatggAGTTTGATGCTGAATACACCAATCAATCTGCACCTGCTTTTGCCATTATTTGCTCGCCGAGGACTTCTAAATTTGGTCTATCCGTCGAGCAACTGTAGATTTAAAAACTATCGGATTCAATCACAACATTTCATGGAAATTTGAATTTTTGTAGTTTAACAAAACGAAAGTTTACAAAAAGGCAATATGTAtgacaatatgtaaaaaaaaatcccaatatGTAAAGGCAATACCCCCAATATCCTCAATTGGGATGGCGGGTCATATAAAATGTTTcaaagggccaactttggcccgcaagCCCCAGTTTGGGAATCTCTTATCTAAATAGTGTTAAATGTTTCAAATTCAGGTGACCTCAACATGTCACTTTAGGAGGAGACCCGCTTCTGTGTAAAATAAGTGGACAGGTCAAGGTCAAAATATTTATAAGCGAGTTAACGTGCAGCAGCAGGATAACAAAGCAAAATAACAGTCGTTAATCAAACTATTGGATGAAATCTGATCCATAAGGTTTGACAAGTTACTAGTTTTGTGAAACGTTTATTTGCAAACCTAGCCTACAAGGTGTCGTGTCgtactattttgtttttttttaaatattgaggaaatgcaacaaatcaaacaaaaggCTCGCTTTAAACACAAggaaacatttaattaaacatttttgcataaaaaatttagcttcacaataaaacaaaaacacgaaCATTTACAATATTAAACAATTGTTATAAAAAAACGTTtcattgaagattttttttttttttttttgcaaacgcGGAGATTCAATTTTACAGTAAAACTGAAAGTTCGTCGACGAGCTTATCTGCGGTCGGTCGGATGCTGGGGTCGCCGTCCCAACACCGGCTGATCAGTTTTTGACAAGTCTGTCCAATAGAAGACTGGGTAAAAACATTCCTGCTGGTCGAAGGGCGCAGGTTATACGCCACAACAGCGTACAGGATATACTGTCTGTCTCCCTCATAGGGCGGCTCTCGGGTGAGCAGCTGCCACATCGTGATGCCAAAAGAATAAACGTCCACGCGCGGCGACACTTCCTCACCTTTCAGCAGCTCGGGCGCCCGGTGCGTAAACGTGCCGCCGATTTCATTCATGTGCGTCACGGTGTCACTTGTGCTGGATATTTTAAACGAGCACCCAAAATCTGCGATTTTACAAACACCCTGTTCTGACAACAAGACATTGGCTGGTTTTAAATCCAGGTGCACTACGCCGTGCGCGTGCAGGTGCTGGAGGGCGCGCGCGATGTCTATTGAATACTTTATACACTTCTCCACAGGAAGCAAGTCTGTGAGCCCATAAATGAGCTTCTGTAGATTTATATTGCCTGCGAACTCCATTACGATCGTCCCGATGTTGTCTTTGGTGTTGAGATGCGCAGGAGTGCACGTGGTGGCCGCGAGCACGCGCACAATGTTTTGATGGTGCAGGTGCGCGGCGTTGAGTTCCGCCCAGAAACTTTGCCTCGATGCCAGTTTGTTTTTCACACACTTGACCTTTTTCACAGCGACAGTCTCGCCGAAGTATGTGCCTCTGAACACCGTACCGAATCCACCGCTGCCTATGGGCTCCAGAGCCTGCAGCTCGCGCCAGTGGATCACGGAGGACCAGAGCCTGTGTGCGACTTTACCATGAAACTTGTTTGTGGGCACGCGCAGGGTAGATCCACTGGCAGTTTTGGTCAGCGGGCTGCTGCATGCGCCAAACTCGAGGCCGAAATCCTTTGGCAAAAGTCGG is part of the Danio rerio strain Tuebingen ecotype United States chromosome 15, GRCz12tu, whole genome shotgun sequence genome and encodes:
- the mos gene encoding proto-oncogene serine/threonine-protein kinase mos (The RefSeq protein has 7 substitutions compared to this genomic sequence) — translated: MPSPIPVTRLLPKDFGLEFGACSSPLTKTASGSTLRVPTNKFHGKVAHRLWSSVIHWRELQALEPIGSGGFGTVFRGTYFGETVAVKKVKCVKNKLASRQSFWAELNAAHLHHQNIVRVLAATTCTPAHLNTKDNIGTIVMEFAGNINLQKLIYGLTDLLPVEKCIKYSIDIARALQHLHAHGVVHLDLKPANVLLSEQGVCKIADFGCSFKISSTSDTVTHMNEIGGTFTHRAPELLKGEEVSPRVDVYSFGITLWQLLTREPPYEGDRQYILYAVVGYNLRPLTSRNVFTQFFIGQNCQKLISRCWDGDPSIRPTADKFVDELSVLL